A genomic region of Caenorhabditis elegans chromosome V contains the following coding sequences:
- the F25E5.5 gene encoding F-box domain-containing protein (Confirmed by transcript evidence) produces MSENESFPGLNVFEELLDDAEQEVSENKENPEKSKKQEIDELCEFIGGFEKWPVLTDDCKIEVVKYLDLWSRCKLSICSKSDYEIVNKTALKLDCIDIQDNETWHYELSKEDFDNVTIRLQFSFDFATCKTYNLIFSQLGEDVQMRRVHYYRNSKPRISTVINSCNYYEAAVRFAESWLKRSRFEVKEIRVEMSKYPTDTSQIESLPLCKNVRVGSDDINVYRWWLRRVPEDLNSLKLIRLEEDRKVFTIPTDLLELPHVMNVSSFYFYCRAAFTDEQFLRLKAQSMSFDCIYITDGCINEFLKRWINGKGIDGFRQVFLWSTRERSQIELLRGIEARPWDEAFEEEARGFCGDFERVCGRGQCFQISSRIDPYESLTLSISDDSTCIYATGKKTTYEGVTYTDYGIPR; encoded by the exons ATGAGCGAAAATGAATCATTTCCCGGTTTAAACGTGTTTGAAGAACTTCTTGACGACGCCGAACAAGAAGTTTCGGAGAATAAAGAGAATCCAGAGAAATCAAAGAAACAGGAGATCGATGAATTATGCGAATTTATTGgaggatttgaaaaatggccaGTTCTTACTGATGACTGTAAAATTGAAGttgtaaaatatttggatttATGGTCGAGATGTAAACTTTCCATTTGCTCAAAATCGGATTACGAAATAGTGAACAAGACAGCTCTTAAATTGGACTGCATTGATATTCAAGACAATGAAACATGGCATTATGAGCTCAGCAAGGAGGacttt gacaaCGTAACGATTCGTCTTCAGTTTTCCTTTGATTTTGCTACCTGTAAAACATACAAcctaattttttcacaacttgGTGAAGATGTTCAAATGCGGCGGGTACATTATTATCGGAATAGCAAGCCAAGAATCAGCACCGTAATCAACTCTTGTAATTATTACGAAGCTGCTGTTAGATTTGCTGAAAGTTGGTTGAAGAGAAGTCGTTTTGAAGTCAAAGAAATCAGAGTGGAAAtg tcaaagtaTCCAACTGATACTAGTCAAATCGAGTCACTACCTTTATGTAAGAACGTTCGTGTTGGATCAGATGACATTAATGTCTATCGTTGGTGGCTTCGAAGAGTACCCGAAGACCTGAACAGCCTTAAACTTATCAGACTTGAGGAAGATAGAAAAGTTTTTACAATACCAACGGATTTGCTTGAGCTACCTCAC gtaatgaATGTTTCATCGTTCTACTTTTACTGCAGAGCTGCTTTCACAGATGAACAATTTCTCAGGCTGAAAGCACAATCGATGAGTTTTGACTGTATCTATATTACGGATGGGTGTATCAATGAGTTTTTGAAG agATGGATAAACGGGAAAGGCATTGATGGTTTCCGGCAAGTGTTTTTGTGGTCGACCAGAGAAAGAAGtcaaattgaacttttgaggGGAATTGAAGCTCGGCCATGGGATGAGGCATTTGAGGAAGAAGC ACGTGGCTTCTGTGGAGATTTTGAGAGAGTTTGTGGTCGTGGTCAGTGCTTCCAGATATCAAGCCGTATTGATCCATATGAAAGCTTGACGCTCAGTATTTCTGATGATTCTACGTGTATTTATGCAACTGGCAAGAAGACTACATATGAAGGCGTAACCTACACAGATTACGGAATCCCGCGATAG
- the try-12 gene encoding Peptidase S1 domain-containing protein (Confirmed by transcript evidence) has protein sequence MKVSLLVLTILFTAVCAGKLDEKHNEILQLKCGIKGSQREFINGDTARPGDHPWAVSVYVKANTTSKNGVFLGPGTLISARHVLTFNSIKVVDGKRRILGQEEVNGACNGNHFELSQDEMYHFDYDFEHFKNFDSKRDFKNTIASVYIINGCQSSPPPATLLMFELKESALHNKKGYPVCISNSPKHFDASDFEVFGLNQQGRLVSGAFAPTNCTATAPFSCAHAVKQNQGLCSGDFGGSAVSRIDNRFTMLGFFAQGNKNCKAKPETLEAFKFLNIGYYREEICEVTGICTPSPPSPEESTTLSPSELIPGESTDTPPSSKTDVPEGTTEQEFFTEGPASTDHSISTTDQRERLKTSFSLKNQHLQLFHLLQTCPREPLSKNFSQKNQSLHLTQLLLPSPREQLQKKSSRKIPCPHMSLPEQLK, from the exons ATGAAGGTTTCTCTTCTGGTCCTAACAATATTATTCACGGCTGTGTGTGCGGGAAAATTGGACGAAAAGCATAACGAAATACTACAGTTAAAATGTGGAATAA aGGGCTCTCAACGAGAATTCATCAACGGAGACACGGCTCGTCCTGGAGATCACCCATGGGCGGTATCAGTTTATGTCAAGGCGAATActacttcaaaaaatggagTGTTTCTTGGACCTGGAACTCTGATCTCGGCACGTCATGTTTTGACATTTAATAGTATCAAAGTGGTTGATGGAAAACGGAGAATATTGGGACAGGAAGAAGTTAATGGTGCCTGCAATGGAAATCATTTTGAGTTATCCCAAGATGAAATGTATCATTTCGATTACGACTTCGaacatttcaagaatttcGACAGCAaaagagatttcaaaaatacaattgcAAGTGTATACATTATCAATGGATGTCAATCATCTCCGCCGCCTGCGACCCTTTTGATGTTTGAATTGAAAGAAAGCGCTTTGCACAACAAAAAAGGATATCCAGTTTGCATTTCGAATTCTCCAAAGCATTTTGATGCTTCTGATTTCGAAGTTTTTGGACTTAATCAACAAGGAAGACTAGTCAGCGGAGCCTTTGCGCCAACTAATTGCACTGCAACAGCTCCCTTCTCCTGTGCTCACGCGGTGAAACAAAATCAAGGATTGTGCTCG GGAGACTTTGGCGGAAGTGCCGTTTCAAGAATTGATAATCGCTTCACAATGCTTGGCTTCTTCGCACAAGGAAATAAGAATTGCAAAGCAAAGCCAGAAACCTTGGAAGCCTTCAAATTCCTGAATATCGGATATTATCGCGAGGAAATCTGCGAAGTCACGGGAATTTGTACTCCATCACCACCATCACCAGAGGAGTCAACTACGCTGTCTCCAAGTGAGCTTATTCCAGGAGAATCAACTGACACACCACCATCTTCCAAAACTGACGTACCCGAGGGAACCACTGAGCAAGAGTTTTTCACAGAAGGACCAGCGTCTACAGATCACTCAATTTCTACCACAGACCAGAGGGAACGCCTGAAAACGAGTTTTTCACTGAAGAATCAGCATCTACAGCTTTTCCACTTGTTACAGACGTGCCCGAGGGAACCCTTGAGCaagaatttttcacagaaaaaccAGAGTTTACATTTGACCCAATTATTACTGCCGAGTCCGAGGGAACAACTCCAGAAGAAATCATCACGGAAAATCCCGTGTCCACATATGAGTCTGCCAGAACAACTGAAGTAA
- the try-11 gene encoding Peptidase S1 domain-containing protein (Partially confirmed by transcript evidence), whose protein sequence is MSVRWALLFSLLPIVSCYAPYIKEHARLNSTENKQLQATCGRNTRYQMKTLDGERSIESPWAGSVNIYGILSSTVISPRHILLFNLIQLNVDTLKMSILNETVIAQESKCDKSDLLLPHQINDWFQVDFVAKQMDKAYKHVQRIYTIDGCDELDTYKPMIIELEYDMWFDKAHGAACLPKPISHSDIQEFTVFGLGPNETALTSTRYAKEACEREHAGNSVFCGRPLKGNRRLCAGDFGAGAVATIDGRNVVLGIYAEGNTDCDLEPETQSQAEFIDLSAYTEKLCRQTGICVDQLEETTAEPSTSTDGYYISGEEGSGESQGTEGTEQPVTTDASIEAIVAETFEKIKLSCSTEAEKDIHIHIRLEKDVVEKLAKK, encoded by the exons ATGTCTGTTCGTTGGGCTCTACTTTTCTCCCTGCTTCCAATTGTTTCCTGTTATGCCCCTTACATCAAAGAACATGCTCGCCTAAACTCTACGGAAAACAAGCAGCTTCAAGCAACATGTGGACGTAACACAAGGTATCAGATGAAGACTTTGGATGGAGAGAGATCCATTGAATCTCCATGGGCCGGTTCAGTGAATATCTATGGAATACTGTCTTCTACCGTAATTTCGCCACGTCATATTCTGTTGTTCAATCTTATTCAATTGAATGTGGACACCTTGAAAATGAGCATTCTCAACGAAACAGTTATTGCACAAGAATCAAAGTGCGATAAAAGTGATCTACTGCTGCCTCACCAGATCAACGACTGGTTTCAAGTAGACTTTGTTGCTAAACAAATGGATAAAGCTTATAAGCACGTGCAGAGAATTTACACGATTGATGGATGCGACGAACTTGACACCTACAAGCCTATGATCATCGAACTTGAATACGACATGTGGTTCGACAAAGCTCATGGAGCAGCGTGTCTACCAAAGCCAATAAGTCATTCCGATATTCAAGAGTTTACAGTTTTCGGATTGGGACCAAATGAGACTGCATTGACGTCTACACGGTATGCTAAAGAAGCGTGCGAGCGGGAGCATGCAGGCAATTCAGTGTTTTGTGGAAGACCGTTGAAAGGAAATAGAAGATTGTGTGCT ggAGACTTTGGAGCTGGCGCCGTTGCAACCATTGATGGACGGAACGTTGTTTTGGGTATCTACGCAGAAGGTAACACTGATTGCGATTTGGAACCTGAGACTCAATCACAAGCGGAGTTTATTGACCTAAGCGCCTACACTGAAAAACTCTGCAGGCAAACTGGAATCTGTGTGGACCAGCTAGAGGAGACAACAGCAGAGCCATCTACTTCCACAGACGGATACTACATTTCTGGTGAAGAGGGTTCAGGCGAGAGTCAGGGAACTGAAGGAACTGAACAACCAGTCACCACCGATGCATCTATCGAGGCAATTGTCGCTGAAACTTTCGAGAAGATAAAGCTCAGCTGCTCCACTGAAGCCGAAAAAGACATCCATATCCATATCCGTTTGGAGAAGGATGTAGTGGAAAAGTTGGCAAAGAAATAA
- the try-8 gene encoding Peptidase S1 domain-containing protein (Confirmed by transcript evidence), producing MVSCLFSLVAFIILASSSVDAFKLSEEENAALQKTCGTKMREADSYTRKVLNGTIANAGETPWTVALYIPDHLDHSVYTTGTLVSNRHIISYDRLFLTNTTDGIKLRHNLKAVIEKDMECEGNDYLLPSDLVRSVAVFLDLLSVERQSGHEQLDVKSVRILNGCVKSFQFNRVAVIELKKPVHKGQNARPICFGSDFRIYTGYKFFGYGDNRGAVKDATLRHTKIKEVPCKHPSEDLFCVTAENPLCNGDFGGAAVSKFHGSVRAYGVYVDGPYECNKANRRTVYTFANMTKLAESLCDVTGICAPYLPSQQTTVTTTITPVTSIDHTNTTPNPGSFTTGSGTVTGSDGTCPGNPCNGLCVEEDDDDIHIHIRLGKYKKTRNDKDIEIIRRGPKSFGTKSI from the exons ATGgtttcttgtttattttcaCTTGTAGCATTTATTATATTGGCTTCATCTTCTGTGGATGCGTTTAAACTCAGCGAGGAAGAAAATGCTGCCCTTCAAAAAACTTGTGGAACAAAAATGAGAG AAGCCGATAGTTACACCCGAAAAGTGCTGAATGGCACAATTGCTAATGCTGGAGAAACTCCATGGACTGTCGCTCTTTACATTCCTGACCACCTCGATCATTCCGTTTATACAACCGGCACCCTTGTCTCAAATCGTCACATTATTTCATATGATAGACTCTTCCTCACCAACACAACTGATGGCATCAAGCTGAGACATAACTTGAAGGCTGTTATTGAGAAGGATATGGAATGCGAAGGAAACGATTATTTACTTCCGTCTGACCTTGTTCGCAGTGTTGCAGTATTCTTGGATCTGTTGAGTGTTGAACGACAATCTGGACATGAACAATTGGATGTTAAAAGTGTCAGAATTCTCAATGGATGTGTGAAGTCATTCCAGTTCAATAGAGTTGCAGTGATTGAATTGAAGAAACCTGTGCATAAAGGACAAAATGCTCGGCCAATTTGTTTCGGAT CTGATTTTCGTATTTACACCGGATACAAGTTCTTTGGCTACGGTGACAATCGTGGAGCCGTAAAAGACGCAACTCTTCGTCATACAAAGATCAAGGAGGTTCCATGCAAGCACCCATCAGAAGATCTTTTCTGTGTGACTGCCGAAAACCCACTTTGTAATGGAGACTTTGGAGGTGCCGCCGTGAGTAAGTTCCATGGATCAGTTCGGGCTTACGGTGTCTATGTGGATGGCCCATATGAGTGTAACAAGGCAAATAGGAGAACCGTTTATACATTTGCTAACATGACAAAACTAGCCGAGTCCCTCTGTGATGTAACTGGTATCTGCGCTCCATACCTTCCAAGTCAACAAACTACCGTGACGACTACAATTACTCCAGTTACATCCATCGATCATACCAATACTACTCCAAACCCTGGATCATTCACTACAGGATCAGGTACTGTAACGGGTTCAGATGGAACTTGCCCCGGAAACCCATGCAACGGATTATGCGtcgaagaagatgatgatgatattcATATCCACATTAGACTTGGAAAATATAAGAAGACTAGAAATGATAAGGATATTGAGATTATTCGTCGTGGACCTAAATCTTTTGGAACAAAatctatttga
- the F25E5.2 gene encoding uncharacterized protein (Confirmed by transcript evidence), which yields MEKQPDEPSNSTVGELPSQYKRMSAAREPSNSQSSKIVYFIVPIIVASCLLWMAHVQWKSSSKVEQFHKNVEEIENQEKIRIEGVHDLKETLQPFADGYRTDNFIPKHNLAICEIKGNFPELNAAICCYLHNPSLFTAANKTISQDLVENGLCSKEDSFRMTTWDKWTKYVTDKVCHVAIIQHPLERFSRSFVEICIKQKACYNCQDNVDCFMKKLLREHSPLAEGLEGNYRTYVTHHFSPQTWNCHFNRDLNKIQFLKFGGSKEDLAKFLTDLDKILGEQGVEADVRSVITNEINKIPLELTPEEQVVKDNIRNNEDLFRLFRNLYEHDYILFGYSL from the exons ATGGAAAAACAGCCAGATGAACCTTCAAACTCCACCGTCGGCGAACTACCATCCCAATACAAAAGAATGTCTGCGGCACGGGAGCCATCAAATTCtcaatcatcaaaaattgtatattttattGTTCCAATTATCGTGGCATCTTGCCTATTATGGATGGCACATGTTCAATGGAAAAGTTCCTCAAAAGTAGAACAGTTTCATAAAAACGTTGAGGAAATAGAGAATCAGG aaaaaatacgaattgAAGGCGTTCATGACTTAAAAGAAACGCTACAACCATTTGCTGATGGATATAGAACTGATAAC TTCATACCCAAACACAATCTTGCCATTTGTGAAATCAAGGGGAATTTCCCGGAATTGAATGCAGCCATTTGTTGTTATTTGCACAATCCTTCGCTATTCACAGCGGCGAACAAGACAATTTCACAGGATTTGGTAGAGAATGg TTTGTGCTCAAAAGAAGATTCATTCCGAATGACTACATGGGATAAATGGACAAAATACGTCACTGACAAAGTTTGCCATGTGGCAATCATTCAACACCCTCTTGAACGGTTTTCCCGATCTTTTGTTGAAATATGCATAAA acaaaaaGCATGCTATAACTGTCAGGACAACGTAGATTgctttatgaaaaaattgctgaGAGAGCATTCGCCACTTGCAGAAGGGTTGGAGGGAAATTATAGAACATATGTGACACATCATTTCAGCCCACAAACCTG GAATTGTCATTTCAACCGCGACTTAAATAAGattcaatttctgaagtttGGAGGAAGCAAGGAAGATCTTGCCAAATTTCTAACCGATTTGGATAAAATTCTAGGAGAACAAGGCGTTGAGGCAGATGTTCGAAGTGTTATTACCAATGAGATAAATA AGATCCCGTTGGAATTAACTCCTGAGGAGCAGGTTGTGAAAGATAATATTCGGAATAACGAGGATCTGTTTAGATTGTTTAGAAATTTATACGAACATGACTATATACTTTTTGGATACTCTTTGTAA
- the srh-92 gene encoding Serpentine Receptor, class H (Partially confirmed by transcript evidence), producing the protein MAHSVSEYYSTNYSQCVSDDSFLSSWKGLVVVCFSIQLVSIPCHFLTFYLIFTKTPSSMKFIKFPLLLSHFWSMMLDFWFGILSTPYIFFPNLVLFGCGVLNFFRFPILISFILGINTLIFMNLSLIYLYESRSSLIVKNKFKITSSMTRALYYSLNYMSYFPTLYFISKIPMDQESAKLDVLKSMPCPTQEFFTQEVYVLISDPFLAMLIDIAVNSTYMIITSFQIVFHGCCSLYYLYIEPSYAASTRTRSLQRSFFIGITAQTCVPFIVIVTTYIIIILTFLFGNLSQGLFNVCISIIGSHGFVGSIVIILIHGNYRKAVWQSLTKQEVRSDIANCKVPNTVNRVL; encoded by the exons atggCACATTCTGTGTCAGAATATTATTCGACAAACTATTCCCAATGTGTGTCTGATGACAGTTTTTTGAGTTCCTGGAAAGGATTAGTAGTCGTGTGTTTTTCGATTCAGTTAGTGTCCATTCCGTGTCATTTTCTAACATTCTAtcttattttcacaaaaactccATCTTCTATGAAATTTATCAAGTTTCCATTATTGTTGTCACATTTTTG gagTATGATGCTTGATTTCTGGTTTGGAATCCTATCGACACCATATATTTTCTTCCCAAATCTAGTCCTTTTCGGGTGCGGagtgttgaacttttttcgatttccgatTTTAATATCATTTATACTCGGCATAAACACTCTTATTTTTATGAATCTATCACTTATCTATCTTTATGAAAGTCGGAGTAGtctaattgtaaaaaataagtttaaaataaCTAGCTCGATGACACGGGCGCTGTATTATTCATTAAACTACATGTCATATTTTCCCACtctatattttatttctaaaataccAATGGATCAGGAGAGTGCAAAACTGGATGTTCTCAAATCAATGCCGTGCCCTACTCAAGAATTTTTCACGCAAGAAGTTTATGTGTTGATTTCGGACCCATTTTTAGCTATGCTCATCGATATAGCTGTAAATTCCACATATATGATTATAACCtcatttcaaatagtttttcacGGATGCTGCTCGCTGTACTATTTGTACATTGAACCTTCATATGCTGCATCGACACGTACACGAAGTCTTCAGCGGTCTTTCTTTATAGGAATAACTGCGCAGACTTGTGTTCCGTTTATTGTTATTGTTACAACctacattattattattttgacatttttatttggaaaccTTTCGCAAGGCCTTTTCAATGTTTGTATTTCCATTATTGGATCTCATGGATTCGTGGGAAGTATAGTGATTATTTTGATACACGGGAACTATCGAAAAGCCGTTTGGCAGAGTTTGACGAAGCAAG AAGTTCGTTCCGACATCGCAAATTGCAAGGTTCCTAACACAGTCAACAGAGTGCTCTGA
- the srh-89 gene encoding Serpentine Receptor, class H (Predicted) — MAKSLAEYYTFNYTKCEFEDSFLASWQGFLYSYRAIMCIALPIELFTFHVIWNKSPGKIIPVRWPLLLFNFFCTFQDFQFNTLTIPYIFLPSFGYLGLGTFSSLEVYAPYQIFIIYSSILCTGSSMIYLFESRSSGIPENKYKITEPRSKFLFYTINLMVPCAICVFIFDHVPEDQEAAKLEALMVVPCPIREFFMPNVYVLLDSFWTNMFMAIVIPLLVSSVMSQILFFIVCSFYYLYLAPSLLTSSQTRSNQKHFFIGTLKQTGVALSVMILAFSIATLTFKSKQSTQELTNLYFIIFGFHGIVQSITVLMVHQPYRQLLREMIRCGNAKVETRCFVQTIQRV, encoded by the exons ATGGCTAAGTCCCTGGCTGAATATTACACCTTTAACTATACGAAATGTGAATTTGAAGATAGTTTTCTCGCTTCTTGGCAAGGCTTTCTTTATTCATATCGAGCAATTATGTGTATTGCACTACCGATTGAACTATTCACATTCCATGTAATTTGGAATAAAAGTCCCGGGAAAATTATTCCAGTGAGGTGGCCATTGCTgctgtttaatttttt ctgcacttttcaagattttcaattcaacACTCTAACGATTCCTTATATTTTTCTCCCTTCTTTTGGTTATCTTGGCCTTGGAACCTTCAGTTCGCTTGAAGTATATGCTCCCTACCAGATCTTCATTATTTATTCATCTATTTTAT GTACCGGCTCATCGATGATATATCTATTTGAGAGCCGGAGCAGTGGGATTCCAGaaaacaaatataaaatcacGGAACCCAGGTCTAAATTCTTGTTTTACACCATTAATTTGATGGTTCCTTGTGCGATATGTGTCTTCATATTTGACCATGTTCCCGAAGATCAAGAAGCAGCAAAACTGGAGGCTCTAATGGTCGTTCCTTGCCCCATTCGAGAGTTCTTCATGCCAAATGTCTATGTTTTACTAGATTCTTTTTGGACAAATATGTTCATGGCTATTGTGATTCCATTATTGGTTTCTTCCGTGATgtctcaaattttgttttttatcgTCTGCTCGTTTTATTATCTTTATCTAGCTCCATCTCTTTTGACATCTTCTCAAACTCGCAGcaaccaaaaacattttttcatcgGAACACTCAAACAAACTGGAGTTGCCCTCTCTGTCATGATTCTTGCATTTTCAATTGCAACACTTACTTTTAAGAGCAAACAGTCAACGCAAGAACttacaaatttatatttcataATATTTGGTTTCCATGGAATTGTGCAAAGTATCACCGTGCTTATGGTGCATCAGCCATATCGACAACTTCTCCGGGAAATGATTAGATGTGGGAATGCAAAAGTGGAGACGAGATGTTTTGTTCAGACTATTCAAAGAGTTTGa